A window of Daucus carota subsp. sativus chromosome 2, DH1 v3.0, whole genome shotgun sequence genomic DNA:
agtctattttaatatgtaactttatattttccaaaataataaatacatattttcaaatagttggtcaaaaattagtcaatttgactcttcaaaaagcaaaagggacatgtaaattgagacgggggagtattttaacggaagttaacgaaATTCAACAGAGGGTGTGCGTATcattcttgaaatgtaaaaataggtggtgcgatttgGATTTCCAAAAGTATGAGTACAACATCGTTTTGAACGTAacttagggggtccgaattgcaattatatgtatagtgacttaacggagtgcactgagttaactgaagttaacggcaggggtGCATCTCGGGCTTGAACACTAAAAATAAGGGGTGTGaggtactctatcgtttttgaacgatacttaaGTGGTGCAATATGTAATTATTATGTATCTTTGAATACGCATGGTCGTTGTGGCCTCCGagaacaacttcttagcttaaATCAACAAATGGGCGTGGTGAACTTGGAAGCATGGGTGTGCCACCTAGCGTATCCCAGTGGGGATTCACAAATCACACGTCCTGCGGAAGGGGTAGTTTCAATAAATTTGCTATCATGTTCTGCTCTTCTTTGCGAATATATAAACTGTATGTCAGTATGTGTATGTACAAGCTTCGTTGCTGTGATTTGGATGGGTTGGTTCGTTTTGTTTGGATATGACTTCGACTTGGCTGTAAGCCTGTAACCTATGATCAgctgcatatacatatatatataatgctggttttttgttgtttgttttCCATATTGAATATGTAAATTAGATGAAAGATTTTCATTATGAAAGAAGCTATTCTTTTCATTATGAAAGAAGCTATTCCAATATTTTCGATAGTATATTTCGATATAATCCACAGACGTGAAAGtgttatgattaaaaaaaaaatataaatatgcatataatatttgataagtgaattaatatatattaataattgaacACCCATACTTTAGCATTGTTAGTAATTAAAGATGCCTAAAGCTATCATAATAAATGTCTCAATTCAAGTATGACGCGTTACGAACACATAATTGCGATTGACTCCATTTTATGCTTAAAATGATCTGAAAATGAGGAAGTTATATCCATTTTTCAATACTTTCTTCGCAAAGAAATGTATTATATTCTGCATGTACTTGGAATATCAGGTGTAGTTTATAATCCTGAGTGACTGCCTGAGGAAAGGAACTTTAAATGGCAACTAGTTGTGTCAGTAGCCAGTAGGAATCTCTTGGTGGAATACGCTACAAAAGATTCCAGGGGAACACTTTTTTACCAATTAGTCTCTGTTCTTGGGACCAGTAGATGAAGAGTAAAGCAAACTTACCAAAACTTAGccaaaaataaagaagaagtgAACTTACCAAATATTATTCTTATACTTGAAGTCTAGGCATGTGGAAAATATAACATCTTCTGCTGCTTTCAAGCCAAGACATATATCACCCCAAAATCCTCCGGTTTCTGCACtaatcaaaacatatatattaatttttaatgtcttCGTTTATTTTATGTAAATCTAACTGTCTTCCTGAACTACGAAAACTCATTAATGATGAAGAAAAGTATCTTGTTAGGTTTTTTGTTCTGTCTATTGATAGTGGTATTTGGTAATATTGAGGATAACAACTTCTCTGATAACACTGTTCATGAGTATCTTGATAACTTGGATATTGAAGAAGGAGAGGATGTAGAGCTCTTTGAGCTTCCATCATGGACAAGTGAGCGGGGTAGCAAGATTCTTGTGAATGTTGATGGTCTTGGTGCAGTTGGTGATGGGATTTCTGACGATACTCAGGTGACATTCATGCGTGTGCTATATACATTATGCTTTGCAGTACAGTCTATATCTGTTTTGTTCATATCAAATTTGTAGGGTATCTTGCCTAGAATTAATCAGAACTACCAAGCTTTATCAATCATTGTCTCACAGGGACAGTTGGAACCACTATATTATGCATTCTGATCATTTGTTGGCTCATAAAGTAGAGTGACTTATTTCATTACAAATCTGTTACTAATTACTGCCATTATAAGCTGCTTCTTTTGTTACTTGTCATTGTATTAGGCCTTTGTAGAGGCTTGGAAACAAGCTTGCTCTACGCCGAAATCTGTTCTTTTGGTCCCAAGAGGACGTCGTTACTTGGTCAATGCAACTAAATTCAGAGGGCCTTGCGTTGATAGATTGGTCGTTCAGGTGAATCTTTATTAAAATCATACTTTTTTTTCAGATtctttaaatttgttgctgaatttCAGAATTCATTGAAGGGCTGTAAATATTTAGTAAATCAATTTGATGACAAATTAATATAGTATCtgtcaattttttatatatatagtttaaatTGTTCTTGTGCTTCTCCACTGTTATGATTATATgaccatatataaaaaatactaaCAGATTTTAGTTAATTACCAAGAGAAGCTAAAAATGCAACTGTGTACAGGTTGATGGAACTATTGTAGCACCAAATGACCCCAAAATTTGGGATCTGAATAATCCTCGAATCTGGCTTTATTTCTCAAACCTAAGGGCAGTTCATTTCCAAGGGAGAGGAGTCATAGATGGTTCAGGAAGCAAATGGTGGGCAGCATCATGCAAAAAGAACAAGTCAAATGTAAGTGATTCTGTGATTTCGAATTTCTCCTGCTATAGATAAACGTGCTCAGGCCTTATCTTATGATTCCTTTTTCTTGCAGCCTTGCATTGGAGCTCCCACTGTAAGAATCTCAATACTTCGTGGAAACATGATATATAAAACAAGTTATCCAAACAAGGAAGTCTACGTCTAGTCGAAACATATCAACCAATGATTAATTTATTGTTTGGTAAGCTATTGAGTGAACTATTAAAATAAAGAGTTTATATATGCAGGCTTTTACTATTGATTCAAGCTCAGCTGTAAGGGTGCAAGGCCTTACTATTAGAAACAGCCAACAAATGCACTTCACCATTTCTCGTTCTGAATCTGTTCGTGTTTCTGATGTACTTGTATCTTCTCCAGAAGACAGTCCCAACACTGATGGAATCCATATCACTGCATCAACAGATGTGGTTATTCAGAAATCTAAAATTAAAACTGGTCAGTCGTACGTACACTTcctgtatattattttattgataatcGCTATATCCCAAGTTTCTGTTTATGGTTGATCTACTGCACAGATGAGCATTAGTGgtaatattgttatatatacaaaatatgcTGATCAGGTTTTTGGTATTTGATATTCAGGAGATGATTGCATCTCAATTGTCAATGGTAGCTCAAATATCAAGATGAAGGAAATCTCTTGTGGACCTGGTCACGGTATAAGGTATAATAAATGTTTACTGGATTGTTAGCTGGGGCGTGTTTTCCTGCTCTAGTATCAGAAATAAATAACACACAAGTAATCGAGCATATCCCCTAGTACACATATGATGAAGTTGCTTGATAATTATCACTTTTTTTTGTCTATGTGTTTCTGGTATGCCAGCATTGGGAGCCTTGGGAAGAACAACTCAACTGGTATAGTTACAAAAGTAGTTTTAGACAAAGCATTTATCAGAGGGACTACTAATGGCCTCAGAATTAAAACTTGGCAGGTAATCATTTGGAAATTGTTTAGATACTCGTCGCGTTAAGCTTCAGTTCTTGCAAGTTAAGTGCATTACTAAGGTGACTCGATCTGTTGCCAGAAGTTACCATCATAGTTTGCCATATTCTTGAATCATATACCTTCGGTTTGTTTATAAGGAAATCTAAGGCATTGACAACTATGAGCCCATGAAGATATGCTTTTAACCTAGTTTCCTAATAACATCAAGTAATAGTACTTTACATTAATATCATATGCCAAAAGCAGAACTTTAATTCTTACATGGAGATGGTAAGAAGATTTCCATGGCCCAAATAGGAGTACTTTATTTACTTCTTCGTTTACAAGTAATACATCAGTATCTTCATCTTTGATGCAGGGGGGATCTGGTTATGTCCGTGGAGTACGCTATCAGAATGTGAGGATGGAAAATGTTTCAAACCCAATTATAATTGATCAGTATTACTGTGATTCTCCAAAGACTTGCCAAAACCAAGTActctcctctctccctccctctccttaaaactttaataacttatgTATAGTTAATGAAGTTGCCTTCATTTTGATTTCTTAGACATCGGCTGTTAAAATAAGCCTGATTATGTACCGCAACATTAGTGGAACTTCAAAAAGCGCGAAGGCCATGCAGTTTGCATGCAGTGATGAAGTTCCTTGCAGCCACATAGTACTAAACAATATCAACCTGGGAAGGATGAATGGCACAGCGGAGACTTACTGCCATTCCGTCACAGGCTTTGGGTACGGATATATGCAACCTTCCGCTGAATGTCTGACTTCATCTGACAGAGATTTGAGTATCAAACGCCTCGGAGATGATCAGTTTGCAGAGTCA
This region includes:
- the LOC108208207 gene encoding probable polygalacturonase At1g80170, with the translated sequence MMKKSILLGFLFCLLIVVFGNIEDNNFSDNTVHEYLDNLDIEEGEDVELFELPSWTSERGSKILVNVDGLGAVGDGISDDTQAFVEAWKQACSTPKSVLLVPRGRRYLVNATKFRGPCVDRLVVQVDGTIVAPNDPKIWDLNNPRIWLYFSNLRAVHFQGRGVIDGSGSKWWAASCKKNKSNPCIGAPTAFTIDSSSAVRVQGLTIRNSQQMHFTISRSESVRVSDVLVSSPEDSPNTDGIHITASTDVVIQKSKIKTGDDCISIVNGSSNIKMKEISCGPGHGISIGSLGKNNSTGIVTKVVLDKAFIRGTTNGLRIKTWQGGSGYVRGVRYQNVRMENVSNPIIIDQYYCDSPKTCQNQTSAVKISLIMYRNISGTSKSAKAMQFACSDEVPCSHIVLNNINLGRMNGTAETYCHSVTGFGYGYMQPSAECLTSSDRDLSIKRLGDDQFAESSPEHLTHTEL